GGGCATGGCGGTAGCTTCCTCGCCGCCCACCGTCGCGGTAGCGAAGGCGGCGCCGGCACCCATCATCAGACCCATGAGACCCATCATCAGCATCTTCTTCATAGGAGCTCCCTGCGCGTGGACCGGGTCGGAACTCGGGACGGGGGCCACGCCTGCTCCGTCCCATGGCGACTGTACAGACAGTCATCAATAGCGAGGAAGCCGGATTTCTGATTGAGATGGACTGGCCGGCGTTCGACGCTTGCTGTCCGTCTATCTTGTGAAATTCAAGACCGGGTGAAGCAATCGCTGCCGCGTGGCGCTCAAGGCGAGTGACACGAGAAGATGAGCGGCGCGAGTGCGCCCTTCACCTGGTACGAGAACGAGTGGCTACCATCACCGGAAGCCCACTCGATTTCGGGCTGGGCCTTGAGCCAGGCCACCGTGGCTTCAATCTTCTCGCAAGGGTCCTTCCGGGCGTCCAGGAGCTTGCGCTGGAAGGACTGCATCCGCTCGTGGGCCTCTTCAATCTGCCGCCGCTCCTCGGCCACCTGCTCCGGTGTGACGACCTCCACCTCTTCCGGCGGGCCCAGCACGACGCTCCCATCGGGGAACCGCACCTCCAGGGCCAGCCGCACGGTGCGGGGCTCCTTCGTGTCCAGCTCGACCTGGAACGTCTGGTCGGAGGACTCATCCTCCGGCACCTTCTCCTTGCCGAACCGCCGGGAGACCTTCCCCTTCGCATCGAGCTCCACCAGGGTGGCCTCGGAAGGGCGGGGGATGACGTTGCCCAGGTAGACCCTCAGCTCGACGTTCCCCTTGGCGCCCACGGCGAGCTGCCCGGGGCGGAGGGTGTCTCCGGGCCGCTCCAGCACCAGCAGCGAGAAGTCTCCACGGAGGTCTTCATCGCCGGGAGCCGGCTCCTGCTTGCACTCCACTGCCAGCGTCGCGGTGAGCTTCGTCTTCTGGACGGGGACACCCTTGCAGTACATGTCCGCGACGAGCGGGACGGTGAGCGAGGAGGTCTTGGAGGTGCAGGCCCGGGTCACCGCGGCGGGCTTCCAGAGCGGAAGGTCGACTTCGAAGCGGGCGTTGTACTCAGCGAAGCCCGGCTTGCGTGTGAAGGTCCGGGGCAGGCCGGGCGTGGTGCCGCGCAGGACCACCTTCTCGAGCGTCCGCTGGCAGTTCGCATCGAGGGTGGCACGGGCGTAGACCCACGCGGGCGTGGCGCCGCCGCCATCCACCTCCTTGAGCTTGCCGCCCACGACGTGTGCCGTGGCTCCCTGCTCGAGCCTGAGCGCGGGCTTGGGCTGGGGCTCCGAATCCGAATTGTAGTAGCTCCCCAGGCGCGCCATGTACCGCGCATGCTGCCTGGGCGTCAGCCGAAGGAGCTGCTCGGGTGGAAGGGGAATGACGGGGAACTCCTCGGCCGGGGGGCGGTCCTTCCGGGCGAGCTGCATCTCTGCTTGCTTCTCGCCCACGCGGACCGTGAGCCAGAGCGGCTCCTCCCACGCGGGCATGAGCGCGTCGTGCAGGTCGGTCTCGTTGAGCTCGGTGATGGGCTTGCGCGCGAAGAGCCGCATGGGCGAGTTGATACGCTCGATTCGCATCCCGGGCGCAAGCCCCACCTTCGCGGCGACGCTGCCCTTCTTCACCTTCTCCACCGTCACCTGCTCGCCGTCTGACCGGGCGGAGAAGCCCAGGGGCTCGATGGTGACGGAGAAGGGCGTTGCCGCGAGCAGCGCGCTCGTCATGACAGCCAGGAACATGGGGTGTGGGCCTCCGGGTGGTATCGTCGCAGATGCACACCCTCCGGGGAAATGCGGGCGGCTCAGGGGATGACGATGTGCGAGTGCATGCCGAGCCCGTCATACGGCGTGGCGCCGCAGCGGGCATGGGCCCAGTCGCCATTCACCGCCGAGCAGATGCGGAAGGCCTGGATGTTGGAGTACGGCACGTTGATGCCGGGCGTGTCGCAGCGTCCCTGGTACGTCCACGAAAGGCTCTTGTTGACGGAGGTGACGCCGATGCACGGGCCAATCCACGCGCCGGTGTCGCGCCGCTGCACGTCGATGGAGTACTGGGCGGGCGTCTCCTCCTCGCTCCAGTTCAGGTCCACGAAGGGCGTGTAGCCGCCCGGCAGGGACAGGGCCACGTCGTCAGAGATGCCGTCATAGGGCGTCTCGACGAAGGGGCCCCAGACATTGTTGTTCGAATAGAAGATGCGGAAGGCGGCGATGTCTCCCTTCGTCACCACGCGGTCCCCGGCGCTGCGGCAAACGCCGTCGAAGACAGTCTTGTTGGACTGCCCGAGGACGCCCACGGCCAGGCATGGGCCAACCACAGACCCGTCGCGCAGCACGACGTCGAGCGAGTAGCTGTAGCCGGTCAGCTTGTTCCAGCGGACGTTCACCTGATTGAACGAGTGCAGCGAGCCGTCCGGCTTGAAGGCGACGCGCTGCTTGTACGTGCTGCGCGAGGTGAGGTTGCCGGCGGCGTCGAAGGCGCCGACATGGAAGACATTGAAGTACTCACCCCGGCGCTCGACGATGACGTTGTGGCCGTGGGACTGAACCAGCCTGCCGGCGGAGTTGCGCAGGGGCTGGGAGAGCCGCCGCACCGCCCGCGCCCGCGTGAGCTGGGGAATGGAGTCACCCATGATGTAATACATGGCGTACTGGCTGTTGTACCAACCGCCACTGAGGAGCAGGTAGTACAGGCCATTGCGCTTGAAGACCTCGGGGGCCTCGTTGATGCCTTCCTCGTAGGCCGGGGTCGCGAACACCGCCGGGCCCGCGTGGTTGTAGACGGTGCCGGGGGCCGCGGTGTTGAAGGAGGAGATGTTGTTGCCCCGGTCGAACCAGACATAGAAGAACCAGCGCCCCGACGTGTCGTTGTACGTGGCCGAGTCGATGCGGATGTTCCGGTTGCAGCCCTGCGGCAGGCAGCCCGTGGCGGTGGAGGTGCGCGGCCACGTCGTGTTGGCATTGATGGGCTGGGGCGCGCCGAAGTGGAGGTTCAAGTCTGGCGCGGTGGCCACGAAGGTCGTCACGTCCTGGCCGGACGGAGGGCACGGTGCGCCGTTGGGCACCCGGTGGGCGGAGAAGTAGAGCTGGTAGGCCCCGTTGTACTTGCCGAGGTCCGGCGCCCACAGGAAGCAGTAGTCGTGGACGGGGTCGGCCACCGACGGGTCATAGGAGCGCTTGAGCTGGAAGCTCGTCAGGTCGCGCGTCTCGTAGATGGGCAGCTGCCAGCCATTGCCGGTGCCGGACAGGAAGAACAGGTCGTCGTGTTCCTTGTAGACGTCCGGGTCCGCCAGCCCCGGCACGAGCAGCGTGCGTCGCCCGTAGTCGCCACCGCGCGTGGCGCAGGCGGGGCCCGTGAAGCCCTCGTCACAGATGCAGCGCGCGGTGCCAGCCTCGTCCCGGCAGACGCCGTGGCCGCTGCAGGTGACGCCGTCGCAGACCCCGGCGAGCTGCCGTGGCATCGAGTCCCGCTCCAGCGAGGGCTCGGGCTCCAGGGGCTGTCCGTCTCCACATCCGGCGATGGAGGTGGACAGGGTGGCCAGCAGCACGACGACACGGGCGCTCTTCATGAGTTCTCTTCCCTCCTGGCTTCATCGTCGCAGTTAGGGGAGAGCGTAAAAAGCTCGATTTACTGGAGTTGAGAGCTCACCCATGGTGGTGCGCGGGTAGCCCCCGCGGCTGAAGCGCCAGCCAGCGACTGGACCCGCCCGGGCTGCCGGGGCCGACTCCTGCGCCGGCTCGGCCATCTTCACAAGTGCGCGCGCCCGTCCCTGACACGTGGGCACTTACGCTGAAAGAGGCACATTCATCATGCGAACACACGATGTCAGGACCGGGGCTCTGGGATGGCGCCGGACGGGGTTGTTGCTGGGCACGCTCACCCTCACGGCCTGGGGAGGCGCTTCGGAAGCCGCGAGGCCCGCGCAGCCTCTGGAGGTCACCTTGAGTACGGGCTCCAGCCTGACCCTGAATGACAGCTGCGAGCAGGACCCCGGGCCCACGTGGTCCACGCCATCCTTTGCCTCCGGGGCCGAGGTGGCCTCGGATGGAACCCGCTCTCTCGTGGTCTGGCGGGATGGGAGCCGGCCGGGAGAGCTCCTCGCCGCGCGCGTGTCGAAGGGCGGCAGGCTGCTCGACCCGGAATCCCTCACGCTCAATCCCTCTCCCTCGGTCCAGGCAGGAGCCCCCGCCGTCGCCTACGATGGCAGGCAATTCCTCGTCGTCTGGCAGGGAGAGCACTCCCTGTTCCTGGCCCGGGTGAAGCCGGATGGGACGGTGGACGGTCCGGTGCTGCCCATCGTGAACATCAGCGGAGACCCGTCCTCCACGCCTGGCATTGCCTGCACCTGGCGCAGGTGTCTCGTGGCCTGGTCCGACTTCGGGGACCCCCGGAGGATTCGCGGAGTCCTCGTGAAGTCTCACGACACCGGGGTGCGCACCCAGGAGCTCACCCTCGCATCCGATGCGGTGGCGCTCTCCTCGTTCGGCGTCCCGGTGGCCTGGTCCGACAACCGGTTCCTCGTCGCCTGGAGCGACACTCGCTTTGGCGACACCACCCCGAAGCTCCTCGCCACCCGCGTGACGAGCGATGGGGCCGTGCTCGACCCGACGGGCATCCTCATCTCGGACACCCCCGGGGCGCAGACCTGGCTGGACGTCGTCGGCACGCAGCAGGGCTTCTTCGTCGCCTGGAGCGATACGCGCCATGGCACCCGGGATTTGTTCGGGACGTTCGTGAGGCCCAATGGCTCCGTACCCGATGCGGATGGCTTCCTCCTCTCCTCGACGGACCCTGGCGATGACGTCCTTCCCTCGCTCGCTTCGGACGGACAGCGGGTGCTCGCGACCTGGAGCCGGGTGGGCCCGGACCGCTTCTCCATCCGGGGCAACCTCGTGAAGCCTGATGGGACGGTGTCCACGCTGGACGGGTTCCCGCTCTCGGACGGCGACTTCGTCCGCGAAGTGGAGCAGGACGTCGTCTTCCAGGATGGGCAGTACTTCATGGCCTACAGCGCCGCGCCCGCCATCGACGAGCCTCCCTTCCAGGTCATCCTCGGCACCCGCGTGAGGTCGGATGGCACCCGCGTGGATGACCCCGCCGTGCGCATCTCGCATTCACCCTCGGTCGAGAGCGCGCAGCAGCAGTAGAAGTCGGGCAGCCTGGGGCCCCCTTGTCTGGCGACAGATGCATGGCCAATCGCGGGGCCCCGCGGTTGGCATGCATTGTCCCTGCCCGGCTATCCTGCTCACGACATGAATGCTCCCAGGGCTCCCCAGCAGGGCAGTGGCTTCTTTCCCGGCGCGGTCATCGGCGGCGTGCTTGGCTTCCTCGTCATGGCGCTGGTGCTCGGCGTGGGCGGCTACGCGTATGTGAAGAAGCGCGCGAATGACGCCCGGCGGGGATGGAATCTGGTGCCCGTGGTCGTCGCGGCCCAGGACATGCCCGAGGACACCCTCGTCACGTTCGAGGGCCTCTCCCAGCGCTCGGTCCCGGAGCAGTTCGTGACCACCTCGGTGGTCAAGCCGGACAGCGCCAGCTACATCGTGAACCAGCGCCTCAACGTGTCCGTGCAGGCCGGCGACCCGATGCTCTGGACCCACTTCGATACGAAGAAGCGGGCCCCCTTCCTCGTGGCGGCGAGGGACATCCCGGTCGGCGCGAAGCTGACGGAGGCGGACATGGTCCCCAAGGGGCTGGACTCGGAGCTCGTGACACCGTCCTACGTGAAGGAGTCCGAGCGCCCGCAGGTGGTGGGCCGCCCTGTCATTGCCGCCTTCCGCAAGGGCGACCCCATCCTCTGGACCCACTTCAGGAACGAGCCGCCGCCCGTCACTGGCGCCACGGCTCCGTAGTCGGACCGTTGCCTACCGCGTCCCGGCCGGTGCCGTCGTGTCCAGGAACGCCTTGAGCTCCGGCAGCACCTGCTCGGGATGTTCCTGGTGGGGGCTGTGCCCGGCGTCCACGCGCATCAGCCGCGCCTGGGAAAACCGCCGCGAGGCCTCCTCCGCGAGCGACACGGGCACGACGTCCTCCTTCTCCCCCCACACGAGCAGCACCGGCACCTTCACCTCACCCAGCCGCTCCCGCCGGTGGAACACGGGGCCCGTCACCGGCACCAGCGTGTTGAACGCGCGCGCCGCCGCGTCCCTGCCGCCGGGCACCGCGACCAGCTCGTACTCCAGGGCCCCCAGCCGCTCACCCAGCGGCGTCGGCGCCGGAGGCATCAGCCGCGACCAGGCCCAAGGCCCCAGCGAGCGCGCCAGCCGCTCCGGCCCCGCGCGGAAGAACAGCCGCGCCTTGCGCTCCATGTCCGGCCCCAGCCCCATCGCCCCCACCAGCACCAGCCGCTCCACCGGCACCCGGCCGCGCAGCGCCAGCTCCAGCCCCACCAGCCCGCCCAGCGAGTGACCCACCACCGACACCGGCCCGGGGGCCAGCTGCTCCAGCAGCGCCTCCACCGGCTCGGTGAAGAAGCGCACCCCGTCCTCGGCCGTAGTCACCTTGCCCTCGGGGGCCGAGGACATTCCGAAGCCGGGCAGGTCCACCGCCAGCACCCGGTGCCCCCGGGCCAGCGCCGTCAGGTAGACGAACCACGTGGACGCCGCCCCGCCGCGCCCGTGGAGCAGGACGACGGTGGGCCCCTGGCCTCCCTCCAGCACCCTCAGGGCCCCGCCGGACGGCAGCCAGCGCACCGTGGCCGTCACGGCCGGGGCCAGCTGCCCCAGCAGGCCGGCTTCCACGGGCCCCACGGCCGGCGCCTTCGCCGGGGCCTTCATGGCCACCTCCCGGGACGCGGGGGCCGGGCCGGCTTCCACCGGGAGTGGAACAGCGGGGGAGGGTGGGACATGGGAAATGGGACTCCAGGAGGGGCGGACGGACGCGCAACTTACTGGAATGCCCGGGCTTCTGCGGTGTTGAGCCCGATGCCCTGTAACCCCTAGGCTGCCCGCCGCCAGTCCGACACGAGGCGACATTGAACACCGATATCCGCGCGCTCACCGAACGCGTGCAGCAGGAAAGCAGCTTCGTCGAGGTCCTCAACCAGGAGACCGGCAAGGTCATCGTCGGGCAGCGCTACATGCTCGAGCGCATCCTCATCGGCCTGCTCTGCAACGGGCACGTGCTGCTGGAAGGCGTCCCCGGCCTCGCCAAGACGCTCACCGTGCGCACCGTGGCGGACTCCCTGAGCGCCACCTTCATGCGCATCCAGTTCACCCCGGACCTGCTGCCCGCGGACGTGGTGGGCACGATGATCTACAACCAGCAGGCGGCCAACTTCACCGTCCGCAAGGGGCCCATCTTCGCGAACATCGTCCTGGCGGACGAAATCAACCGCGCCCCCGCCAAGGTCCAGTCCGCCCTCCTGGAGGCCATGGCAGAGCGCCAGGTCACCATCGGCGACCAGTCCTTCGGCCTGCCCTCGCCGTTCCTCGTGCTGGCCACCCAGAACCCCATTGAGCAGGAAGGCACCTACCCGCTGCCCGAGGCGCAGGTGGACCGCTTCATGCTCAAGGTGAAGGTGGGCTACCCCACGCGGGACGAAGAGAAGGTCATCATGGACCGGATGTCCGGGGGCACGTCGCCCAGGGCCCAGAAGGTCATCGGCCTGGAGCACCTGGTCCGCGCCCGCGAGCTCGTCCACCACATCTACATGGACGAGAAGGTGAAGGAGTACATCCTCAACGTGGTGTTCGCCACGCGCGAGCCCAACAAGTACGGCCTCAAGGACCTGGCGGACTACATCCAGTTCGGCGCCTCGCCGCGCGCCACCATCTCCCTGGCCCAGGCCGCCCGCGCCCACGCCTTCCTGCGCCACCGCGGCTTCGTCACCCCCGAGGACGTGAAGGCCATCGCCTTCGACGTGCTCCGCCACCGCATCGCCATGACATACGAGGCGGAGGCGGAGGAGCTCACCGCGGAGAAGATCATCCAGCGCGTGTTCGACCGCGTCGAAGTCCCCTGACGTTCCCTCGAGCCCGCCAGGCGCCCCGTGCTTCCCAAGGACCTCATCCGCCGCATCCGCAAGCTGGAGATTCGCACCCGCAAGGTGGTCTCCGACATGCTCGCGGGCCAGTACCACTCGGTCTTCAAGGGCCGGGGCATGGCCTTCTCCGAGGTGCGGCAGTACCAGCCCGGTGACGAGATTCGCATCATCGACTGGAACGTCACCGCGCGCATGAACGAGGCCTACGTCAAGGTCTTCACCGAGGAGCGCGAGCTGACGGTGATGCTCCTGGTGGACGTGTCCGCCTCCAAGGAGTTCGGCTCGAAGGAGCGCACCAAGGCGGAGATCGCCGCCGAGGTCGCCGCGCAGATTGCCTTCAGCGCGATTGCCAACAACGACCGGGTGGGGCTCATCCTCTTCTCGGACCGGGTGGAGAAAGTGGTTCCGCCGCGCAAGGGCCGCACGCACGTGCTGCGGCTGGTGAGCGACATCCTCACCTTCAAGCCGCAGGGCAGGGGCACGGACCTGGCCACGGGGCTGACGTACCTGCGGCAGGTGGCGAAGCGGAAGGCCGTGACGTTCCTCATCTCCGACTTCCAGGCGCGCGACTTCGAGAAGCCGCTGCGCCTGGTGGGCCGCAAGCACGACCTGGTGCCGGTGGTGGTGGAGGACCCGATGGAGGAGGACTTCCCGCGCCTGGGCCTGGTGGAGATGGAGGACCCGGAGACGGGAGACCGCTTCGTGGTGGACACCAGCGACCCGCGCGTGCGGGGCCGCTTCGCCCGGGCCATGCAGGCCGCGCGCGACGAGCGGCGCAAGCTGTTCAAGAAGCTGGAGCTGGACCACGTGGAGCTGCGGGCGGGGGATGACCACGGCAAGGCGCTCGCGCAGTTCTTCCGCGCGCGGGCCCGGAGGATGGCGGCGTGACGCGCCTTCTGCCCTGGGTCCTCGTGCTGTGGGTGGCCGCGGCTCCGGCATGGAGCGCGCAGCCACCGGGCGCGCCCGCCGACGAGACGGTGCAGCCCCGGGACGTCTCCGTGCGCGTGGAGCCGAAGCAGGTGCGCATCGGCGACCCGTTCACCTACGAGGTGGTCATCACCCACCCGAAGGACCACCGCTACGAGCTGGCGCTGCCCAAGGAGACGGGTGACTTCGAGGTCCTGAACCAGACGCGCCAGCGCCAGGACGGGCCGGACTCGGCCACCACGACCTTCGGAGTGCGGATGTCCGCCTTCGCGCTGGGCACGCAGCAGGTGCCGGCGCTCGCGTTCGACGTGGCCACGCCGGACGGCATGCGCAAGTTCTCCCTGCCGGGCCGCGAGGTGGAGGTGGCGTCCACGCTGCCCGCGGACGCGGACGGGCAGGGCGCGGAGCTGTTCGACTACCAGCCCCCGCAGGAGGTGCTCGTCCGCTCGTGGCGCCTGGTGCTGACGCTGCTGGGCGCGCTGGCCGCGGCCCTGCTGGCGTGGGCGCTGTGGCGCTGGTGGAAGAACCGGCCGAAGCACGTGGCGGTGGAGCCGCTGCTGCCGCTGGACGTGCGCACCCGCAAGGCGCTGGACGCGCTCAAGGCGCAGGAGCTGCCCGCGAAGGGCCACGTGAAGGACTTCTACTTCCGGCTGTCCGAAATCATCCGTGGCTACCTCGGAGAGCGCTACGGCTTCGAGGCGCTGGAGTGCACCAGCTCGGAGCTGATGGCCTCGCTGCGCCGCCTGCAGGCGCCCGGGCTGCCGGAGGACGCGCTGATGCGCTTCGTGTCCGAGTCGGACATGGTGAAGTACGCGCGCGCGGACGCCTCACCCGAGTCCTGCCGCGACTCGCTGGCCTTCGGCTACGCGCTCATCGACCAGACGTACGTTCCGCCCCCGCCCCCTCAGGCCCCCGTCAATGCCGCCGCTCCCCGCGTTCAATAACCCAGAGGCGCTCTGGGGGCTGCTGCTCGTGCCGCTCCTGCTGCTGCAGGCCTGGCGGGAGCGGCGCGCCCGCGCCACGCTGCGCTTCTCCGGCGCGCACGTCTTCGCCCGGAGCGGCAAGGGCTTCCGCACGTACCTGCTGCCCCTGCTCCCGCTGCTGCGCGCGGCGGCGGTGACCGCGGCCATCCTCGCCATCGCCCGGCCCCAGGGGCGCGACTCGCGGGTGAGGGACTTGTCGGTGGAGGGCATCGACATCGTGGTGGCGCTGGACCTGTCCACCTCCATGGAGGCCGGCGACTTCCGTCCGCAGAACCGCATGCACGTGGCGAAGGAGGTGCTCAGCGAGTTCATCGCCAACCGCGTGAATGACCGCATCGGCCTGGTGGTGTTCGCGGGCGCGGCCTACACGCAGGCGCCGCTGACGCTGGACTACGGCGTGCTGAAGGAGGTCATCAAGCAGCTGCGCACCCGCGTGCTGGAGGACGGCACGGCCATTGGCGACGCGCTGGCCACGTCGCTCAACCGCCTGCGCGACTCGGAGGCGAAGAGCCGCGTGGTGGTGCTGATCACCGACGGTGACAACAACGCCGGGAAGATTTCACCGATGGACTCGGCGAACATGGCGCAGGCGCTGAAGGTGCCCATCTACACCATCCTCGTGGGCAAGGGCGGCAAGGTGCCCTTCCCGCAGGGCACGGACCTGTTCGGCAACACCGTCTGGCGCGAGACGGAGATTCCCATCAACCCGGAGCTGATGCAGGACATCGCGGACCGCACCGGCGGCGAGTACTACCGCGCCACGGACCCGGAGCAGCTGCGGGCGGGCCTGCAGAAGGTGCTCGACTCGCTGGAGCGCTCCAAGCTGATGGAGGGCGGCGCGAGCGCCACCTACCGCGAGGAGTTCCATCCGTTCCTGCTGGCCGCCTTCGGCCTCGCCGCGCTGGAGCTGCTCCTGCGCGCCACCTTCCTGAGGGTCTTCCCGTGACGCCCGTGGAACCCTGGCGCTTCACCGTGCTCGGCTACCAGGCGGGGCTCGCCCAGCCCTTCTTCCTGCTGCTGATGGTGTTCGGCGTGCTGGCGGGCCTGCTCGCGCTGGTGGGGGCGCTGCGCCGCCGCTCGCGCGTGCGGGCGCTGCTGAACGAGCGCCACGCGGACCGCTTCACCCCCGGCGTCTCCGTGTGGCGTCCGGCCACGCAGGGCGGGCTGTACGGGCTGGGGCTGGCGCTGTTCGGCTTCGCGCTGGCGCAGCCGCAGTGTGGCACCAAGAGCGAGCTGACGAAGCGGCGCGGCATCGACGTGGTGGTGGCGCTGGACGCGTCCAAGTCCATGCTCGCGCGCGACGTGCAGCCCAGCCGCCTGGAGCGCGCCAAGCTGGAGCTGACGACGCTGCTGGACGAGCTGAAGGGCGACCGCGTGGGCCTGGTGGTGTTCGCGGGCGACGCGTTCATCCAGTCTCCGCTCACGTCGGACTACTCGGCGGTGAAGCTCTTCCTGCGCGCGGTGGACCCGGAGGTGATGCCCCAGGGCGGCACCAACGTGGGCGCGGCGCTGAAGCTGGCGAAGCAGGTGCTGGACAACGCGGACCGGGGCTCGAAGGAGCGCGTGGTGGTGCTGCTGTCGGACGGCGAGGACCTCTTCGGCGAGGTGTCCGAGTCCACCGAGGCGCTGAAGGAAGCGGGCGTGCAGGTGCTGGCGGTGGGCGTGGGCTCGGAGTCCGGAGAGCCCATCCCCGTCTATGACCGGCGGGGCGAGTTCGTGGACTACAAGAAGGACCCGGCCGGTGAGACGGTGATTACGCGGCTGGACCGGGCGGGGCTGACGGCCATCGCCGAGGGCACGGGCGGCGCGTTCTTCTACCAGCCGCGCGGCGTGGCCATGGCGCAGGTGGTGGAGCGCATCGACCAGCTGCAGAAGAGCGAGCTGGAGAGCCGGGTGACGGTCCGCTACGACGAGCGCTTCCAGACCTTCGCCATTCCGGGGCTGGTGCTGCTCGCGCTGGGCATGTTGCTGATGCCGTCCTCGCGCCGGAGGTCCTCGCCGTGAGCGCGCACGTGGAGTCTCGCGCCGCGCGCCTGCTGGCCTGGGGGCTGTTGGTGGCGCTCGCCGTGCCTTCGCCCGTGTGGGCCGCGGGGCTGCTGGAGCGCGACCACCCGCTGGTGCAGCAGGGGCGCGAGGCGTACCTGGCGGGCCGCTACGAGGACGCGCTGGCGGCCTTCGAGGCGGCGAAGAAGGAGCGGCCCAATGACCCCGCGGTGGACTTCAACCGCGCGGACGCGCTGGCCAAGCTCGGCCGCATCGACGATGCGCGCGAGGTCTTCAAGGGTGTGACGGAGTCCAACCGGCCCGACCTGCGTCAGAAGGCCTGGTACAACCTGGGCAACCTGCACGCCACCACGGGCGACCGGCAGGAGGCGCTCAAGTCCTACCGGCGGGCCCTCACGTTGGACCCGCAGGACGTGCAGGCCCGCCACAACTACGAGGTGGTGCTGCGCAACCTGCCTCCGCCGCAGCAGAAGAACCAGCCGGACGGTGGCGGGGATGGCGGGAGCGACGGAGGCAGCGACGGCGGTCGTCCGGACTCGGGCTCGGATGGTGGCCAGCAGGGGGATGGTGGCACGCCCCAGGATGGCGGCATGGATGGAGGGGCCGACGGCGGCGCGGATGGTGGCTCTGCGGACGGCGGGGCCGACGGCGGCGCGGATGGAGGCCAGGGCGGCGACGGTGGCAGCGACGGTGGCACGGACGGCGGGGCCGACGGTGGGGACCAGGGACAGCCGCAGAAGGGCGACGGCGGCAGTGACGGCGGCGCGGATGGTGGCGAGGACGACGGAGAGGGTGACCCCAAGGACGGCGGCAGCGACGGGGGCAGTGAGGGAGAATCCGACTCGGAGGAGTCCCAGGCGGACGGTGGGACGAGCCCGGCGGACCTCGACCGGCAGGAGGCGGAGCGCCTGCTGGATGCGATGAAGCAGAACGAGAAGAATCTCCAGCTCTGGCGTTTCCAGCAGAAGAAGAAGCAGAGGAAGCCGAATGAGAAGGACTGGTAGCGCCCGCGGGGTCGTGCTGGCCGTGCTCGCCCTGCTGGCCACGATGCCGGCGTGGGCGAACGACGACATCGACTTCTACCAGACGGCGGACCGCACGGAGGTGGGCAGCGATGACACCTTCCGCCTCACCGTGGTGGTGGTGGACCCGCCCTCCGACGCGCAGGTGAAGCTGCCGGAGTCGGAGGACTTCGAGGTCCTCTCCAGCTCGCGCGGCAGCCAGCGCTCCATCTCGCTGTCCGGTGGCGGCCCCGCCGTCATCCAGGACGTCACCCGCTACGTGCTGGTGATGCGGGCCACTCGCGCCGGCCGGCTGAAGATTCCGCCCGCGGAGCTGACGGCCCGGGGGAAGACGTACCGCACGCAGCCGGTGGAAATCGCGGTGAGGACGGGCCGGCTGGGCGCGCCGTCCGGGCAGTCTTCCCGGGGCAGCCAGCTGCCGGACCCGTTCGCCAACACGCCCTCGACGCGGCCGGACCCGCTCGCTGACGAGCTGGAGGAGGACGAGCCCACGATTCCGCGCGGGGACTCGGACCTGTTCCTGCGCGCGAGCCTGGACCGGGACGACGTCTACGTGGGCGAGCAGGTGACGCTGTCGCTCTACATCTACTCGCGCGTGGACCTGTCCAGCGTGGACTCCGTCACCATGCCCAAGCTGGAGGGCTTCTGGACGGAGGAGGTGGAGAGCCCCACGCAGCTGTCCGGCGAGCAGAAGATTGTCGATGGCGTCCCCTACCGGGCCTACCTGCTGCGCCGCCGCGCCATCTTCCCGGTGCGGCCCGGCGCGCTGTCCATCACCCCGGCGGAGGCGGACATCACCACCGGCTTCCTCTTCGCCGGCCACCGGGTGCACCGCGTCTCCAATGCGCTGAAGGTGAAGGTGAAGG
The window above is part of the Pyxidicoccus xibeiensis genome. Proteins encoded here:
- a CDS encoding DUF58 domain-containing protein; the encoded protein is MLPKDLIRRIRKLEIRTRKVVSDMLAGQYHSVFKGRGMAFSEVRQYQPGDEIRIIDWNVTARMNEAYVKVFTEERELTVMLLVDVSASKEFGSKERTKAEIAAEVAAQIAFSAIANNDRVGLILFSDRVEKVVPPRKGRTHVLRLVSDILTFKPQGRGTDLATGLTYLRQVAKRKAVTFLISDFQARDFEKPLRLVGRKHDLVPVVVEDPMEEDFPRLGLVEMEDPETGDRFVVDTSDPRVRGRFARAMQAARDERRKLFKKLELDHVELRAGDDHGKALAQFFRARARRMAA
- a CDS encoding BatD family protein, translating into MTRLLPWVLVLWVAAAPAWSAQPPGAPADETVQPRDVSVRVEPKQVRIGDPFTYEVVITHPKDHRYELALPKETGDFEVLNQTRQRQDGPDSATTTFGVRMSAFALGTQQVPALAFDVATPDGMRKFSLPGREVEVASTLPADADGQGAELFDYQPPQEVLVRSWRLVLTLLGALAAALLAWALWRWWKNRPKHVAVEPLLPLDVRTRKALDALKAQELPAKGHVKDFYFRLSEIIRGYLGERYGFEALECTSSELMASLRRLQAPGLPEDALMRFVSESDMVKYARADASPESCRDSLAFGYALIDQTYVPPPPPQAPVNAAAPRVQ
- a CDS encoding vWA domain-containing protein, which translates into the protein MPPLPAFNNPEALWGLLLVPLLLLQAWRERRARATLRFSGAHVFARSGKGFRTYLLPLLPLLRAAAVTAAILAIARPQGRDSRVRDLSVEGIDIVVALDLSTSMEAGDFRPQNRMHVAKEVLSEFIANRVNDRIGLVVFAGAAYTQAPLTLDYGVLKEVIKQLRTRVLEDGTAIGDALATSLNRLRDSEAKSRVVVLITDGDNNAGKISPMDSANMAQALKVPIYTILVGKGGKVPFPQGTDLFGNTVWRETEIPINPELMQDIADRTGGEYYRATDPEQLRAGLQKVLDSLERSKLMEGGASATYREEFHPFLLAAFGLAALELLLRATFLRVFP
- a CDS encoding VWA domain-containing protein; the encoded protein is MTPVEPWRFTVLGYQAGLAQPFFLLLMVFGVLAGLLALVGALRRRSRVRALLNERHADRFTPGVSVWRPATQGGLYGLGLALFGFALAQPQCGTKSELTKRRGIDVVVALDASKSMLARDVQPSRLERAKLELTTLLDELKGDRVGLVVFAGDAFIQSPLTSDYSAVKLFLRAVDPEVMPQGGTNVGAALKLAKQVLDNADRGSKERVVVLLSDGEDLFGEVSESTEALKEAGVQVLAVGVGSESGEPIPVYDRRGEFVDYKKDPAGETVITRLDRAGLTAIAEGTGGAFFYQPRGVAMAQVVERIDQLQKSELESRVTVRYDERFQTFAIPGLVLLALGMLLMPSSRRRSSP
- a CDS encoding tetratricopeptide repeat protein, with the translated sequence MSAHVESRAARLLAWGLLVALAVPSPVWAAGLLERDHPLVQQGREAYLAGRYEDALAAFEAAKKERPNDPAVDFNRADALAKLGRIDDAREVFKGVTESNRPDLRQKAWYNLGNLHATTGDRQEALKSYRRALTLDPQDVQARHNYEVVLRNLPPPQQKNQPDGGGDGGSDGGSDGGRPDSGSDGGQQGDGGTPQDGGMDGGADGGADGGSADGGADGGADGGQGGDGGSDGGTDGGADGGDQGQPQKGDGGSDGGADGGEDDGEGDPKDGGSDGGSEGESDSEESQADGGTSPADLDRQEAERLLDAMKQNEKNLQLWRFQQKKKQRKPNEKDW